DNA from Acidobacteriota bacterium:
TCGACGAGGATGCCGCCGTGGCCCTGGACGATCGCTTTCGGCAGCCCTGTCGTGCCCGACGAGTAGAGGATCCAGAGAGGGTGCTCGAAGGGGACCGGCTCGAAGGCGAGTTCGTCGCGGTGGGCGGTCAGCTGCTCCCAGGACAGGCGACGCGGGGCGCCGTTCGGGTCGGCGGATGGGTCGCTGGCCGGCTGCACAACGACCGCCGCGCCGAGCGTCGGTAGCGAACCGACGATCCGGTCCAGGTCGGAGCTGCGGTCGTACACGCGGCCGTTGTACGTGTAGCCATCGACACCGATCAGCACCTTCGGCTCGATCTGCCGGAAGCGGTCGAGCACGCTGTCGACCCCGAACTCAGGCGGACAACTCGACCAAATCGCGCCCAGACTGGCGGTGGCGAGGAAGGCGATCACCGCTTCGGCGTCGTTCGGGAGATAGGCGACCACCCGGTCGCCGCGCTCGACCCCGAGGCGGACCAGACCGGCCCTGGCGGCGGCGACTTCGCGGCGCACGTCGTCACGGCTGAACTCGCGCCGCCCACGAGTCTCGCCACGGCAGATCAAAGCCGGCTGGCCGCCGCCGCCTGCGAGTGCATGTTCGGCGTAGTTCAGTCTGGCGCCGGGGAACCAGCTTGCACCGGGCATCGCACGGTTCGCGATCACACGTTCGGGCGGTGTAGGGAACCTGACGGCGAAGTAGCCGGCGATCGAGCCCCAGAACGCCTCCAGATCCGTGACGGACCAGCGCCAGAGTTCGTCGTAGCCGGCGAAGCGCAGGTTTCGCTTGTTCTCCAGCCAGCGCAGATAGCGCGCCAGGTTGCTGGCCTCGACCTGTTCTGCGCTGGGGCGCCAGAGCATGTCGTGGCCCGTCACGTTGTTTTCCTCACAGTCTGAAGCGCGACGCTACGCTGTTGTGGCACCCACAGAACACAAGGAGGCTAGACGATGAAGCATCTTCCGACGATTGCGCGCATTCTGCTGGGGCTGCTGTTCGTGTTCGGCGGCGTGACGGGCCTGTTCGAACTGGTGGAGCAGCCCGAGGTCGGGGAGGAGGCGGCGGCCTTCATGGGCGCGATCATGGACACGGGCTACCTGTGGCCGGTAATCAAGGTGACCGAGATCGTCTGCGGCGTTCTGCTGATCCTCGGCATGTTCGTACCGCTGGCCCTGGTCGTGCTGGCGCCGGTCGCGCTCAACATTCTGCTGTTCCACGTCTTCCTGGAGCCTTCCGGTCTGGTCTTCGGTCTCGTCCTGCTGGTGTTGGGTCTCTACACCGCCCACCAGCACCGGGAGAGCTTCAGCGGCGTGCTGAAGCGTAGAGCCTGAACGAAGTGATTCGGCGCCCGGTGGGCGCTATGAACCCGCGCCGACCGCGACCAGGTGTCGGCGCGCCCGGAAGTAGATGACGCCGCCCGAGATGGCCGGCGTTGCCATCAGGGTTTCGCCCAGTTCGTTGACGGCGATCTCGTTGAGCTCAGGACCCGGCTCGATGACGTAGACGTCACCGACTTCGCTGTTGAAGTAGATGCGCCCGCCGGCGGCGACGGCCGAGGCGCTGAAGCCCGACGCGCCGCGTCCCAGACGCTTCTGGTTCAGGCGTTCGCCGGTCGTCCAGTCGACGACCGTGACGACCCCGTTGTCGTAGCAGAAGTAGGCGAGGTCGCCGACCACGATCGGCGTCTGCATGTAGTTCCCCAGCCGTTCGTGGAACCAGACCATCGCGTCGTGGTCGGGATCGAGCGTGCCCTCGGCATCCGGGTCGATCGCATAGATCGGCTTCAGCCGGCCATGAGCGTTGGTGATCAGGATCGGACCGTCGCCAGCCCGGACCGGCGTGGGCACGGGGATGTCGCCGCCGCCCTCGAGGCGCCAGAGTTCTTCGCCCGTGTCGAAGTCGTAGCCGCCGATGTGGTGGTAGCCGTTGAGAACTACCTGACGGCCACCGCCTTGGCGCGGAAAGACGGCCGGCGTGCTCCAGGTGGCGACCTCCTCGCGCGTCTTCCGCCAGACGTCCTCTCCGGTTGCCGCATCCAGAACGGCGACGAAGGACTGACTCAGGATGTCGACCTGGATGACGACCCTGCCATCGTGAACGATCGGCGAGCTGGCGAAGCCCCACTCGTAGGTGGGGAAGTCGTAGGGACCCGAGTCGAGGACGCCGAACTGACGGTTCCACAACGGGGTTCCGTCCAGGTCGTAGGCGTGGAGTCCCTCCGAGCCGAAGAAGGCCACGAGGACCTTGCCATCGGTCGCGGGCGTTGAGTTCGTGTGGGACGCCTTCGTGTGCCGCTTGATCGCGGGCGTACCCTGGAAGGCCGTTCGTTCCCACAGGAGTTCGCCGGTCCGCTTGTCGAGGGCCAGCACCTGGAAGCGCTGGGGCGGTTCGCCCTCGACCGGCGTACCGTCACCGTAGAGCCCGACCTTGAGCGACGCCTCGGCGCCGTCGGGAACCGCCGACGTGAGAAAGAGGCGGTCCTCCCAGATGACCGGACTCGAGTGTCCGAGGCCGGGAACCGGGACCCTGAAGAGGATGTTCTCGCCGGTCTCCACGTTCCAGGTCGCGGGCGGCGAACCGGTGCCGGTGCCGTCCGCGCCGTTGCCGCGGAAGGAAGGCCAGTTTTCCGAGGCGGCCAAAGGCAGGGCCGTCGCCGCGACGAGGGCCGCCAACGTGGCCGTGCCGACTGCCAGTCTCCTGGAGGAAGTGGCCATCGTCGGCTACGAACCGCCACCGACAGCGATCAGGTGACGCCGCGCCCGGAAGTAGATGACGCCGTCCGAGATCGCCGGCGTTGCCATCAGGGTCTCGCCGATCTCGTTGACGGCCACTTCGTTGAGTTCTTCACCGGCCTCCAGGACGTAGACGTCGCCGTCCTCGCTGTTCATGTAGATGCGGCCGCCGGCCGCGACCGGCGAGGCAGTGAAACCGGAGGCGCCGCGGCCGAGACGCTGCTGCGCCACTCGCTCGCCGCTCTTCCAGTCGAACACGGTGACGACGCCGTTGTCGAAGCCGAAGTACGCGAAGTCCCCGACCACGATCGGCGTCTGCATGTAGTTCCCGAGCCGCTCGTGGAACCAGAGCATCGCCTCGTGCCCGGGATCGATCCCGCCGGCGGCGTCCGGATCGACCGCGTAGACCGGACGCATCGGGCCGTGGGCGCTGGTGATGAGGATCGGACCGTCGGCGCCGGCGCGGATGGGCGTCGGCACCGGGATGTCGCCGCCGCCTTCGAGCCGCCAGAGTTCCTTCCCCGTGTCGAAGTCGTAGCCGCCGATGTGCTGGTAGCCGTTGACGACAATCTGGCGGCTGCCGTCGCTACGCGGGAACACGGCGGGCGTGCTCCATGTGGGAATCTCTTCGCGCCCGGTGCGCCAGACGTCCTCGCCGGTGGCCGCGTCGAGCGCCGCGAGGAAGGAGTCGCCCTGTACGTCGACCTGGATGATCACGCGGCCGTCGTGGACCAGGGGTGAACTCGCGAACCCCCACTGCGCGGTCTTGACCACGAAGTAGCCCGAGTCGAGCACGCCGAACTGCCGGTTCCAGAGCGGCTTGCCGTCCAGGTCATAGGCGTGGAGCCCTTCGGAGCCGAAGAAGACCACCAGCACCTCGCCGTCGGTGGCCGGCGTCGAGTTCGTGTGGGATGCCTTCGTGTGACGCTTGATCGCCGGCGTGCCTTCGAAGGCCGTTTGCTGCCAGAGAAGCTCGCCGCTCCGCTTGTCGTAGGCGAGGACCACGTAGCGTTGGGGAGGCTCGCCCACGACGGGCGCGATGTCGCCGTAGAGGCCGACCTTGAGCGAGGCCTCTTCACCCTCGGGTACGGACGAGGTCAGAAACAGGCGGTCGCCCCAGATCACCGGGCTCGAGTGGCCGAGGCCCGGCACGGCGACGCGGAAGAGGACGTTCTCGCCGCTCTCGACGTTCCAGGTGGCCGGTGGCGTTCCGGTGCCGTTGCCGTCGGCGGCGTTGCCGCGGAAAGACGGCCAGTTGTCGGAGGCTGCGGCGAGGGAGGGCGCTGTTGCGGTGACGAGTACGGCGGCAACGAGCAGGCGTCGAACCGGGGGAACGTTGGCTGGCGTCTTCATCACTGGAGTATCTTGGATCATCACCTGAGGTTACGTCGAGACGGAACGGGAGGTTTGAGATAGCACATGAGTTCACCGATGAGCGTCTTCTGGGACCCACGTTGTGAGGTGCACACTGTACCGAGGGGGTTTCCGGAGCGGCCGGAACGCCTGCAGCTTGCTCTGCCCTACCTGAGGGAGCGGGGCTGGGACCTGGTCGAAGCGGGCTCGGCAGGGTCGGTCGGCGGAATGGTCGGGCAGAGCCGCCGGCTGGCCGGTCTTGTCCACGATCCCGAGTACATCGAGCGGATGGAGGCGGCGGTCGCCGACGTCGCCGAGTTGGCGGCGAAGGGCGACTTCCCGCGTCGACCGACGCCGATGCTCGACACGAACGACAATCCGCTGTCGCCGGGGACGGCGGACGCCGCCTGGGCCGCCGTCGATGCCGCGCTTGCGGCGGGCGACCACGTCATGCTGGGCGCGGGCCACCGGGCGATGAGCGTGACCCGGCCACCCGGACATCACTGCGAACGGGACCGGGCGATGGGCTTCTGCTATCTGAACCAGATCGCCATCCTTGCCCAGGGCCTGATCGACGTGCACGGCGTCGAGCGTGTGGCAATCCTGGACTTCGACGTCCACCATGGCAACGGGACCCAGCACCTCTTCGATCACCGGGCCGACGTGGCCTACCTGAGCGTCCACCAGTACCCCTTCTACCCCGGTACCGGGGCCGCCAGCGAGCGGGGGATTGGCGAAGGCGAGGGCACGACGGTGAACGCGCCGCTGCCGGCCGGCAGCGGCGACGACGTCTACAGCGAGGTCATGGCCGATCTGCTGCTCCCGGCGGTGCGCTCGTTCGACCCGGACGTGCTGCTGGTGTCGGCCGGCTTCGACGCCTGGCGCAACGACCCGATCGCCGGCATGGAGCTGACCGAGGAGAGCTTCCACCGCTTCGGCGTCGACCTGGCCGAGCTGGCCGAGGACGTCTGCGACGGTCGGCTCGTGTCCGTGCTCGAAGGCGGCTACGACCTGAACGCGCTGCCCAGGCTGATCGACGTTTACCTGCGGGGCACGGTGGGCGCTTCGCTGGACGCCTGAGGAATCTTCCGTCTCCCGGCGCGTTGTACGATGTGAGACAAGAACGGAGGGGCCCCAAGCGTTGAGAACCAAGCCGAGCTTCCCGATCAGGATACGCTCCCGGAACGTCCAGCTGAGCGATGACCTGAAGCAGTCGATCGAGTCCGAGGCGGCGGCGCTGAAGCGCTTCAACTCCCGGATCGTCGACTGCGAAGTGACGATCGCCGGTCCCGGCCGGAATCACCGGGGCGGCCTCGCGTTCGACGTCGTGGTCAAGGTCGCCCTGCCCGGACCGGACGTGGTGGTCCATCGCTCGGCCGCGGCCTCCATCCCGGTCGCGATCAACCAGTCGTTCGCCACCGCCCGCCGCCGCGTCAAGCGACAGGCCCACCTCCGCCGCCGCCGCGTGCCGTTCAACCGCACCTCCGGCGTCGGCCGCCGCGGCCGGCCGCGCCGCGGCAACGGCCGCCGGCTCGCGCGGGCGTAGCCGGGTACCCGTCGTCAGCGGCTCCGAGGGGGAGGGTCCCAGCGGACGCTTGCGCTCTCTGGTTGAAGGGGGTGCCGGCGCTCGCTTCGGTCGGCTGCGTTCCGCTACGGCGTCAGTGACGGGAGCGGCCTGGGGAGTCACTTGCCTCCAGCCCGCTGGGACCCTCCCCCTCGGAGCCGCTGACGACTGGACGGCGTAGCCGGACGGCGCCAGCAGCGTACGGAGCCGCGTGTCAAAGGAACTTGCTAAGGTCCGACAGGATCGTCAGGAAGCTCCAGGAGGATGCCCCGAGCGCGGACGCTTGAAGATGGGAATCAACCTCGTCGTGGCCGTCACGGACGGCCAGTGGTTTGAGCGGCTGCGCCGAAAGCCGGAACTGCCGGAGGTGAACTTCTGGGCTCCGAACCCCAGGGGCTTCCGGGCGCTTGAACGCGGCGAGCTGTTTCTGTTCAAGCTGCATGCGCCGCACGATGTGATCGTGGG
Protein-coding regions in this window:
- a CDS encoding histone deacetylase — translated: MHTVPRGFPERPERLQLALPYLRERGWDLVEAGSAGSVGGMVGQSRRLAGLVHDPEYIERMEAAVADVAELAAKGDFPRRPTPMLDTNDNPLSPGTADAAWAAVDAALAAGDHVMLGAGHRAMSVTRPPGHHCERDRAMGFCYLNQIAILAQGLIDVHGVERVAILDFDVHHGNGTQHLFDHRADVAYLSVHQYPFYPGTGAASERGIGEGEGTTVNAPLPAGSGDDVYSEVMADLLLPAVRSFDPDVLLVSAGFDAWRNDPIAGMELTEESFHRFGVDLAELAEDVCDGRLVSVLEGGYDLNALPRLIDVYLRGTVGASLDA
- a CDS encoding PQQ-binding-like beta-propeller repeat protein, which codes for MKTPANVPPVRRLLVAAVLVTATAPSLAAASDNWPSFRGNAADGNGTGTPPATWNVESGENVLFRVAVPGLGHSSPVIWGDRLFLTSSVPEGEEASLKVGLYGDIAPVVGEPPQRYVVLAYDKRSGELLWQQTAFEGTPAIKRHTKASHTNSTPATDGEVLVVFFGSEGLHAYDLDGKPLWNRQFGVLDSGYFVVKTAQWGFASSPLVHDGRVIIQVDVQGDSFLAALDAATGEDVWRTGREEIPTWSTPAVFPRSDGSRQIVVNGYQHIGGYDFDTGKELWRLEGGGDIPVPTPIRAGADGPILITSAHGPMRPVYAVDPDAAGGIDPGHEAMLWFHERLGNYMQTPIVVGDFAYFGFDNGVVTVFDWKSGERVAQQRLGRGASGFTASPVAAGGRIYMNSEDGDVYVLEAGEELNEVAVNEIGETLMATPAISDGVIYFRARRHLIAVGGGS
- a CDS encoding PQQ-binding-like beta-propeller repeat protein encodes the protein MATSSRRLAVGTATLAALVAATALPLAASENWPSFRGNGADGTGTGSPPATWNVETGENILFRVPVPGLGHSSPVIWEDRLFLTSAVPDGAEASLKVGLYGDGTPVEGEPPQRFQVLALDKRTGELLWERTAFQGTPAIKRHTKASHTNSTPATDGKVLVAFFGSEGLHAYDLDGTPLWNRQFGVLDSGPYDFPTYEWGFASSPIVHDGRVVIQVDILSQSFVAVLDAATGEDVWRKTREEVATWSTPAVFPRQGGGRQVVLNGYHHIGGYDFDTGEELWRLEGGGDIPVPTPVRAGDGPILITNAHGRLKPIYAIDPDAEGTLDPDHDAMVWFHERLGNYMQTPIVVGDLAYFCYDNGVVTVVDWTTGERLNQKRLGRGASGFSASAVAAGGRIYFNSEVGDVYVIEPGPELNEIAVNELGETLMATPAISGGVIYFRARRHLVAVGAGS
- a CDS encoding HPF/RaiA family ribosome-associated protein — encoded protein: MRTKPSFPIRIRSRNVQLSDDLKQSIESEAAALKRFNSRIVDCEVTIAGPGRNHRGGLAFDVVVKVALPGPDVVVHRSAAASIPVAINQSFATARRRVKRQAHLRRRRVPFNRTSGVGRRGRPRRGNGRRLARA
- a CDS encoding DoxX family protein — translated: MKHLPTIARILLGLLFVFGGVTGLFELVEQPEVGEEAAAFMGAIMDTGYLWPVIKVTEIVCGVLLILGMFVPLALVVLAPVALNILLFHVFLEPSGLVFGLVLLVLGLYTAHQHRESFSGVLKRRA